Proteins co-encoded in one Candidatus Thiodictyon syntrophicum genomic window:
- a CDS encoding HAD family acid phosphatase: MRISRVVLVLMLCGVCAPAPAVTPDVGTAPTPAVVFDIDGTLTPRPLEFLEARPDAARAVRLFADKGYKIIYLSARNRHFDSATRHWLKDHQFPQGLVLVEETRADARHHDRFKTRMLQQLRAQGWQPEYAYGDSSTDFTAYAAAGIPKQHVFALRREHQSSCRRGAWEACLDGWTGHLGDIEKTVPPAAAK; the protein is encoded by the coding sequence ATGCGAATTTCCCGAGTTGTATTGGTGCTCATGCTGTGCGGCGTTTGTGCGCCGGCACCGGCGGTGACCCCGGATGTCGGCACGGCGCCGACACCTGCCGTCGTATTCGATATCGACGGGACCCTCACGCCCCGCCCGCTGGAGTTCCTGGAGGCGCGCCCGGACGCCGCCCGCGCCGTCCGGTTGTTCGCTGACAAGGGCTATAAGATCATTTATCTCAGTGCCCGTAATCGTCACTTTGACTCCGCGACCCGTCACTGGCTGAAGGATCATCAGTTCCCCCAAGGTTTGGTCCTGGTCGAAGAGACCAGGGCGGATGCCCGGCATCACGATCGGTTCAAGACGCGCATGCTGCAGCAGTTGCGTGCACAGGGCTGGCAGCCAGAGTATGCCTATGGGGACTCGTCCACCGACTTTACCGCCTATGCCGCGGCCGGGATCCCGAAGCAACACGTCTTTGCGCTGCGGCGGGAACACCAGTCATCATGCCGGCGGGGCGCCTGGGAGGCCTGCCTGGACGGATGGACTGGGCACCTGGGTGATATTGAGAAAACGGTGCCGCCGGCGGCAGCGAAATAG
- the moaB gene encoding molybdenum cofactor biosynthesis protein B: MSTHFTDQGFVPLAVAVLTVSDTRTAAEDSSGDLLQAKAQEAGHRVVARELVRDDVYQLRAVFSRWIADPQVQVVLSTGGTGLTGRDSTPEAVAPLLDKQIEGFGELFRALSFVEIGASTVQSRALAGLANGTFIFCLPGSTGACRTAWEQILLAQLDVRTPPCNFAQLIPRLRER; this comes from the coding sequence ATGAGCACTCACTTCACCGACCAAGGCTTCGTGCCGCTTGCCGTCGCCGTCCTGACGGTCTCCGACACCCGCACCGCGGCCGAGGACAGCTCCGGGGACCTGCTCCAGGCCAAGGCGCAGGAGGCCGGACACCGGGTGGTCGCCCGCGAGCTTGTGCGCGACGATGTCTACCAGTTGCGAGCGGTCTTTTCGCGCTGGATTGCCGACCCCCAGGTCCAGGTGGTTTTGAGCACCGGCGGCACCGGACTGACCGGCCGCGACAGCACCCCGGAGGCGGTGGCACCCCTGCTCGACAAACAGATCGAGGGCTTCGGGGAGCTGTTCCGGGCCCTGTCGTTCGTCGAGATCGGGGCCTCCACGGTCCAGTCCCGGGCCTTGGCGGGGCTCGCCAACGGCACCTTCATCTTCTGCCTGCCGGGCTCCACCGGGGCCTGCCGGACCGCCTGGGAGCAGATCCTCCTGGCCCAACTCGATGTCCGTACCCCCCCATGCAACTTCGCCCAATTGATCCCGCGGCTGCGCGAGCGCTGA
- the moaD gene encoding molybdopterin converting factor subunit 1 yields MIRIRYFAHLRETLGTADEQLAPVPEIATVADLVAYLRARGGVWAQALVPGERLMVAVNQELARPETRVRDTDEVALFPPVTGG; encoded by the coding sequence ATGATCCGGATACGCTACTTTGCCCACCTGCGCGAGACCCTGGGCACCGCTGACGAGCAACTCGCCCCGGTGCCCGAGATCGCCACCGTGGCGGACCTGGTCGCCTACCTGCGCGCGCGCGGCGGCGTCTGGGCCCAGGCCCTGGTCCCGGGTGAACGGCTGATGGTCGCCGTCAATCAGGAGTTGGCGCGCCCCGAGACCAGGGTCCGGGATACCGACGAGGTGGCCCTGTTCCCGCCGGTAACCGGCGGTTGA
- a CDS encoding formylglycine-generating enzyme family protein, which yields MTEPLDLRDPATGTGDAEGLRTTLEQMRRQTEHEIARLNRKLAEREYAMEQTVSSATERQAMQQELGTLRHSLGDREKTLDRITQECRRLENDLEDRHVQVDNLQQEVQRKEVSLKAAQDQVARLKRQLAEIQEQSVEISAMIDPLESPNRLPLPPVQPDIPAGPAPQVISFSAGLVSGLAVIAVAVVVFWGRIELPQLWSPSPSVPSAPTTPPEEPDAVTAVPATAPTDTPADAPVVPLPPTAPPAAPPAAPPPTLRDRLRDGSLGPTMVVLAGGSFRMGQNSMGGSDSGPEHEVLLAPFLIGAYEVTFQQYDRFVRATGRRFPDDFGWGRGERPVVGVSWSDAQSYADWLTRQSGKRYRLPSEAEWEFAAQAGMRSAYPWGFGMEPGRALCFDCGSQWDNRSTAPVGSFAPNAFGLYDTAGNALEWVADCYVSGYDGAPTDGRPRGDGNCANRVARGGAYNKPAPSLKTIARAKFVPETRLNSLGFRVAREP from the coding sequence ATGACCGAACCACTCGACCTGAGGGACCCCGCGACCGGCACCGGCGATGCCGAGGGGCTGCGCACGACGCTCGAGCAGATGCGGCGGCAGACCGAGCACGAGATCGCCCGCCTGAATCGCAAGCTCGCGGAACGCGAGTACGCCATGGAGCAGACCGTGTCCTCCGCGACCGAGCGGCAGGCCATGCAGCAGGAGCTCGGCACACTGCGCCATTCACTGGGCGATCGGGAAAAGACCCTCGACCGGATCACCCAGGAGTGCCGCCGACTGGAAAACGACCTGGAGGACCGTCATGTCCAAGTCGACAACCTCCAGCAGGAGGTCCAGCGCAAGGAGGTGTCACTGAAGGCGGCGCAGGATCAGGTCGCCCGACTGAAACGCCAACTGGCCGAGATCCAGGAGCAGTCGGTCGAGATCTCCGCCATGATCGACCCGCTGGAGTCGCCCAACCGGCTGCCGCTGCCGCCGGTGCAGCCGGATATACCGGCCGGCCCGGCGCCCCAGGTGATCAGCTTCTCCGCCGGGCTGGTCTCGGGCCTGGCCGTGATCGCCGTCGCCGTGGTGGTCTTCTGGGGCCGGATCGAACTGCCCCAACTGTGGAGTCCCTCCCCGAGCGTGCCGAGCGCACCGACCACCCCGCCCGAGGAGCCGGACGCCGTGACCGCGGTCCCGGCCACGGCACCGACCGACACCCCCGCGGACGCCCCAGTCGTTCCGCTGCCGCCGACCGCGCCCCCCGCCGCGCCCCCCGCCGCGCCCCCGCCAACCCTGCGTGACCGGCTGCGCGACGGCAGTCTGGGACCGACCATGGTGGTACTGGCCGGCGGCAGCTTCCGGATGGGTCAGAACAGCATGGGGGGCAGCGACAGCGGACCCGAACACGAGGTGCTGTTGGCGCCCTTCCTGATCGGGGCCTACGAGGTGACCTTTCAACAGTACGACCGCTTCGTGCGCGCCACCGGCCGCCGCTTCCCCGATGACTTCGGCTGGGGACGCGGCGAGCGCCCGGTGGTCGGCGTCTCCTGGTCCGATGCCCAGAGCTATGCGGACTGGCTGACCCGCCAGAGCGGCAAGCGTTACCGTCTGCCGAGCGAAGCGGAGTGGGAGTTCGCGGCGCAGGCCGGGATGCGCAGCGCCTATCCCTGGGGTTTCGGCATGGAACCCGGGCGCGCCCTGTGCTTCGACTGCGGCAGTCAGTGGGACAATCGCTCCACCGCCCCGGTCGGCAGCTTCGCACCCAACGCCTTCGGGCTCTACGACACGGCCGGCAACGCCCTGGAGTGGGTGGCGGATTGCTACGTGAGCGGCTACGACGGCGCCCCGACCGATGGCCGCCCGCGCGGCGACGGGAACTGCGCCAACCGCGTCGCCCGGGGCGGCGCCTACAACAAACCGGCACCCTCACTCAAGACGATTGCGCGGGCCAAGTTCGTACCCGAGACCCGATTGAACAGCCTGGGGTTCCGGGTGGCGCGCGAGCCTTGA
- a CDS encoding PfkB family carbohydrate kinase produces MNQLPPIEPAPSPGNETRRRILGVGVATLDLINTVDAYPAEDAEVRATGQRQARGGNCANTLTLLADLGHACTWAGTLAEDPGADLIHADLSAHGIDCTHAVRGPGGTSPSSYITLSQATGSRTIVHYRNLPDLSAAAFARIPLRRFDWVHFEGRNPDETRRMLERCRREAPKLPISLELEKPRPGIEALLRGPDLLLIARAFAPADGGPGTAADPGAWLTALLPRTDARVLVLGWGAQGAWLLERGGVPRLVPAQPPDRVVDTLGAGDTLNAGMIDGLVRGLKAADALAQAVALAGLKCGRTGFDGLAAAARARGL; encoded by the coding sequence TTGAACCAATTACCTCCGATTGAGCCAGCCCCCAGCCCCGGGAATGAAACCCGGCGCCGCATCCTGGGTGTCGGCGTCGCCACCCTCGACCTGATCAATACAGTCGACGCCTACCCGGCCGAGGACGCCGAAGTCCGCGCCACCGGGCAGCGGCAGGCGCGCGGCGGCAACTGCGCCAACACCCTGACCCTGCTCGCCGACCTGGGCCACGCCTGCACCTGGGCCGGCACCCTGGCCGAGGACCCGGGCGCCGACCTCATCCACGCGGATCTCAGCGCCCACGGCATCGACTGCACCCACGCCGTCCGCGGCCCCGGCGGCACCAGCCCCAGTTCCTACATCACCCTGAGCCAGGCCACCGGCAGCCGCACCATCGTCCACTACCGCAACCTGCCGGATCTGAGCGCCGCCGCCTTCGCGCGCATCCCGCTCCGGCGCTTCGACTGGGTCCACTTCGAGGGCCGCAACCCCGACGAGACCCGCCGGATGCTGGAGCGCTGCCGCCGCGAGGCCCCAAAGCTCCCGATCTCACTGGAACTCGAGAAGCCCCGCCCCGGGATCGAGGCCCTGTTGCGCGGGCCCGACCTGCTCCTGATCGCCCGCGCCTTCGCCCCGGCCGATGGCGGACCGGGCACCGCCGCCGACCCCGGGGCCTGGCTCACCGCCCTACTCCCACGCACCGATGCCCGGGTCCTGGTGCTCGGCTGGGGCGCACAAGGCGCCTGGCTGCTGGAGCGCGGCGGCGTCCCGCGGTTGGTGCCGGCGCAACCGCCTGACCGGGTGGTCGACACCCTGGGCGCCGGGGACACCCTCAATGCCGGGATGATCGATGGGCTGGTGCGCGGACTCAAGGCCGCGGATGCCTTGGCGCAAGCCGTCGCCTTGGCGGGGCTCAAGTGCGGACGGACGGGTTTCGACGGATTAGCGGCAGCGGCACGGGCGCGGGGCCTGTAG
- the gcvPB gene encoding aminomethyl-transferring glycine dehydrogenase subunit GcvPB, giving the protein MLIHEQSQPGRRATAQAPLQLADCADLPAAQRRASRPLLPEVSELQAVRHYTRLSQKNFSIDTHFYPLGSCTMKYNPRACHTLASLPGFLGRHPAAPESHGQGVLACLFELQEMLKEVTGMHAVSLAPSAGAQGEFAGVAMIRAYHLARNDAARTEILVPDAAHGTNPASAVMCGFVAREVPTGPDGDVDIAALRAAVGPQTAGIMLTNPSTVGVFDRNIQEIAGIVHAAGGLLYYDGANLNAILGKVRPGDMGFDVIHMNLHKTFSTPHGGGGPGAGPVGVSKRLEPFLPVPLVARDADGYRWLVEHDRPQSIGRLTAFGGNMGILLRAYVYARMLGREGMKRVSEFSTLNANYLMARLREAGFEAAYPRRRASHEFIITVKREAKEFGVNAMDFAKRLLDYGYHAPTTYFPLLVPECLLIEPTETESKEELDGFVAALVAIREEARTNPELVKGAPHTMPVRRLDDVRAARQLDLAWRPASTSA; this is encoded by the coding sequence TCCCGCCGCCCAGCGCCGCGCCTCCCGGCCGCTGTTGCCGGAGGTCTCGGAACTCCAGGCGGTGCGTCACTACACCCGGCTGTCGCAGAAGAACTTCTCCATCGACACCCATTTCTATCCGCTGGGCTCCTGTACCATGAAGTACAACCCGCGCGCCTGTCATACGCTCGCCTCGCTGCCGGGCTTCCTCGGCCGGCACCCGGCGGCCCCGGAAAGCCACGGCCAGGGGGTGCTCGCCTGTCTCTTCGAGCTTCAGGAGATGCTCAAAGAGGTCACCGGGATGCACGCGGTGTCGCTGGCGCCCTCCGCGGGTGCCCAGGGCGAATTCGCCGGCGTGGCGATGATCCGCGCCTATCACCTGGCCCGCAATGACGCGGCCCGCACCGAGATCCTGGTGCCGGACGCCGCCCACGGGACCAATCCGGCCTCCGCCGTCATGTGCGGCTTCGTGGCACGCGAGGTTCCGACCGGTCCGGACGGGGACGTGGACATCGCCGCGCTGCGGGCGGCGGTGGGTCCCCAGACCGCCGGTATCATGCTGACCAACCCGAGCACTGTCGGGGTCTTCGACCGCAATATCCAGGAGATCGCCGGCATCGTGCACGCGGCCGGCGGACTCCTGTATTACGACGGCGCCAATCTCAATGCCATCCTGGGCAAGGTCCGCCCCGGTGACATGGGCTTCGACGTCATCCACATGAACCTGCACAAGACCTTCTCCACCCCCCACGGCGGCGGCGGTCCCGGGGCCGGTCCGGTGGGCGTATCCAAGCGGCTGGAGCCCTTCCTCCCGGTGCCGCTGGTGGCCCGGGACGCCGACGGCTATCGCTGGCTCGTCGAGCACGACCGGCCCCAGTCCATCGGGCGGCTCACCGCCTTCGGCGGCAATATGGGCATCCTGCTGCGCGCCTATGTCTATGCGCGGATGCTCGGGCGCGAGGGCATGAAGCGGGTCTCCGAATTCTCCACCCTGAACGCCAATTACCTCATGGCCAGACTCAGGGAGGCCGGCTTCGAGGCCGCCTATCCGCGGCGGCGGGCGAGCCATGAGTTCATCATCACCGTCAAACGCGAGGCCAAGGAATTCGGCGTCAATGCCATGGACTTCGCCAAGCGCCTGCTCGATTACGGCTACCACGCCCCCACCACCTATTTCCCCTTGCTGGTGCCCGAATGCCTGCTGATCGAGCCCACCGAGACCGAGAGTAAAGAGGAATTGGACGGTTTCGTCGCCGCGCTGGTCGCCATCCGCGAGGAGGCGCGGACCAACCCGGAACTGGTGAAGGGCGCCCCGCACACCATGCCGGTACGCCGCCTCGACGACGTGCGCGCGGCACGCCAGTTGGACCTGGCCTGGCGGCCTGCGTCGACCTCGGCATAG
- a CDS encoding tetratricopeptide repeat protein, producing MAGRPIVETFNTHRMRPEVVRALATGRERELADITAAIRQALGNPGVSPQHLVVYGERGSGKSFLMRLVQLEAESLAAAAGAPVVVALLPEEQYNIRSEARLIEALAASLEGLGSTFSYAYDPRAPQVAWEEALETLNAALDRRFGPGRGLLVAAIENFDGLSKTLFGAGKDGKTRIAAEQRCAEERLRQLMSRPQSRLMLLVTATGTVDMDYERPLFQAFKTIELTPWTSDTCIDYFNRRRELEQAPPLTAAETARARAIAAFIGGNPRLTQLLGEVLVSPDARTIAETLDALSDQLADYYRRRLDDLPPAATGLLDALIRQGEPCSQSELAARVNQRQNQIADAFGYLNEGRLLLAEREKGGASQLYRVRDRLFVHFYRRRYGDGSQANALARIAELLETFFTADEKADLALRHLRAGEPREARLYIDLWHKQTGESPGHCGYRDQDRRHEPCLLFMCANVAAAEMEVLREQLRDRPEDAYVYWSRVKAQEPLARAAAAGLHALAASRCDHDAEADRLLQEAQSRTAVDVDPDAGILLLHQRYFFAEWRRHDRRLAVALAEQAGGLASTARYRLVKIRGLLCRAWAAGNSGHHADAIAFADEASCEAGAIGRVTEQATALRYKGLYLGRLDRQDEALDVLDQAYKLAQQDDDLPAQAGILNYKAYALRELGRPQDAILGLDQAFQLAEESGDVRRQGETLRLKGWILGRLGQHQEALSTLEQAAKLAEQAGDINVQALIQMQTGWSLGLLGRHEEAIATLNRAAPLAEQAGNISRQAEILCLNAWSTWKLARYTDALECARAAIRTADESADTTQQQRSRRVFFKIAAETPAPDLVKHLAAALTLSAGDPRWLSPHVSDIMAATTQARLWPELAVLIETHREQFKNARVWRAFGQVGPVWAVQAKAQGRAAAFAAVARDLPTIAQVMAAIPSLWFEAGSDPGAIRGHDLFDGLVGACDDPGLLGDIADLIPAVFGPESAEEAARLRTFAAYHAAPDKAAFLQRCDPDLAIAIRRIWAPAEPEGRADRGGRSKR from the coding sequence ATGGCCGGGCGGCCCATCGTCGAGACCTTCAACACCCACCGGATGCGTCCCGAGGTGGTACGGGCGCTCGCCACCGGGCGCGAGCGGGAACTGGCCGACATCACGGCCGCCATCCGCCAGGCCCTGGGCAACCCCGGTGTCAGCCCGCAGCACCTGGTGGTCTACGGCGAGCGCGGGTCCGGCAAGTCATTCCTCATGCGGCTCGTGCAGTTGGAGGCGGAGTCACTTGCCGCGGCCGCAGGCGCCCCGGTCGTAGTCGCCCTGTTGCCGGAGGAGCAATACAACATCCGCTCCGAGGCCAGGCTCATCGAGGCGCTGGCCGCGAGCCTCGAGGGTCTGGGAAGCACCTTCTCCTACGCCTACGACCCGCGTGCCCCCCAAGTCGCCTGGGAGGAGGCACTTGAGACACTGAACGCGGCGCTGGACCGCCGCTTCGGCCCAGGTCGCGGCCTGCTGGTCGCCGCTATCGAGAACTTCGACGGCCTGTCCAAGACCCTGTTCGGCGCCGGCAAGGACGGCAAGACCCGGATCGCCGCCGAGCAGCGCTGTGCCGAGGAGCGCCTGCGCCAATTAATGAGCAGGCCCCAGTCCCGCCTCATGTTGCTGGTGACGGCCACCGGGACCGTCGACATGGACTACGAGCGCCCCCTGTTCCAGGCCTTTAAGACCATTGAACTCACCCCCTGGACCAGCGATACCTGCATCGACTATTTCAACCGCCGCCGCGAGTTGGAGCAGGCCCCACCCCTGACCGCCGCCGAAACCGCCCGTGCCCGCGCCATCGCCGCCTTCATCGGCGGCAATCCGAGACTCACCCAATTGCTCGGGGAGGTCCTGGTCTCCCCGGACGCACGCACCATCGCTGAGACCCTGGATGCGCTGAGCGACCAATTGGCCGACTATTATCGCCGCCGTCTGGACGACCTGCCGCCAGCCGCGACCGGGCTGCTGGACGCACTGATCCGCCAGGGTGAGCCATGCTCCCAGAGCGAACTGGCCGCGCGGGTCAACCAGCGCCAGAACCAGATCGCCGACGCCTTCGGCTATCTCAACGAAGGGCGATTGCTGCTCGCGGAGCGCGAGAAGGGCGGCGCGAGCCAACTCTACCGGGTCCGTGACCGGCTCTTCGTCCACTTCTACCGGCGCCGCTATGGCGACGGCTCACAGGCCAATGCGCTGGCGCGGATTGCCGAACTGCTGGAGACCTTTTTCACCGCCGATGAAAAGGCGGATCTGGCTCTGCGACACCTGCGCGCTGGCGAACCCAGGGAGGCACGACTCTATATCGACCTGTGGCACAAGCAAACGGGCGAGTCCCCGGGCCACTGCGGCTACCGGGACCAGGACCGGAGACACGAACCCTGCCTTCTGTTCATGTGTGCCAATGTCGCTGCCGCTGAGATGGAGGTGCTGCGCGAACAGCTTCGCGATCGTCCGGAGGACGCCTATGTCTATTGGTCCAGGGTTAAGGCCCAGGAGCCCCTCGCGCGTGCCGCGGCGGCCGGTCTCCATGCACTCGCTGCCTCGCGCTGCGATCACGATGCCGAAGCCGACAGACTATTGCAGGAGGCGCAATCCAGAACCGCAGTTGACGTTGACCCAGATGCCGGAATTCTGTTGTTACACCAACGATATTTCTTTGCTGAATGGCGTCGGCACGACCGGCGTCTGGCGGTTGCGCTCGCGGAGCAGGCCGGCGGACTGGCCAGTACCGCTAGGTATCGGCTTGTGAAGATACGGGGGCTCTTGTGCCGTGCCTGGGCCGCTGGGAATAGCGGGCATCACGCGGACGCAATCGCCTTCGCCGACGAGGCATCATGCGAGGCGGGGGCCATCGGCCGTGTGACAGAACAAGCGACCGCATTGAGATATAAAGGGTTATATCTCGGCCGGTTGGACCGCCAAGACGAGGCCCTGGACGTCCTTGATCAAGCGTACAAGCTCGCCCAACAGGATGATGACTTACCAGCACAAGCCGGGATTCTGAACTATAAGGCATACGCCTTACGGGAGCTTGGCCGTCCCCAAGATGCTATTCTCGGCCTTGATCAGGCGTTCCAGCTTGCTGAAGAATCCGGTGACGTCCGGAGGCAGGGGGAGACCCTACGTCTGAAGGGCTGGATACTTGGGAGGCTAGGGCAACATCAAGAAGCACTTTCTACACTTGAACAGGCAGCCAAGCTAGCCGAACAGGCTGGCGATATTAACGTTCAGGCCCTTATACAAATGCAGACGGGCTGGAGCCTTGGCTTGCTTGGCCGTCATGAGGAAGCCATTGCCACCCTGAATCGGGCTGCTCCGTTGGCCGAGCAGGCCGGCAATATCAGTAGACAAGCGGAGATCCTCTGTCTCAACGCTTGGTCTACGTGGAAGCTGGCCCGCTATACTGACGCCCTCGAATGTGCCCGCGCCGCAATCCGCACGGCAGACGAGAGTGCGGATACGACCCAGCAACAGCGGTCGCGTCGAGTCTTCTTTAAGATCGCTGCCGAGACCCCGGCCCCGGACCTCGTGAAACACCTGGCAGCGGCACTGACGCTCTCAGCGGGGGACCCACGGTGGTTGTCCCCCCACGTAAGTGACATCATGGCCGCAACGACCCAGGCCCGTCTCTGGCCCGAGTTGGCGGTGCTGATCGAAACTCATCGTGAACAGTTCAAGAACGCCCGGGTCTGGCGGGCCTTCGGTCAAGTCGGGCCAGTCTGGGCTGTGCAAGCCAAGGCACAGGGCCGCGCCGCGGCCTTCGCCGCCGTCGCCCGGGACCTGCCGACGATTGCACAGGTCATGGCGGCGATCCCGTCGCTATGGTTTGAAGCAGGATCCGATCCTGGAGCCATCCGCGGGCACGATCTGTTCGACGGCCTGGTTGGGGCCTGCGACGACCCGGGCCTCCTCGGTGACATCGCCGACCTGATTCCCGCGGTCTTCGGCCCGGAAAGCGCGGAGGAGGCCGCGCGCCTGCGCACCTTCGCCGCCTACCACGCCGCGCCGGACAAGGCCGCCTTCCTGCAACGCTGCGACCCCGACCTGGCGATTGCGATTCGCCGCATCTGGGCTCCGGCGGAACCGGAAGGGCGCGCGGACCGGGGCGGGCGTTCAAAGCGGTGA
- a CDS encoding diacylglycerol kinase: protein MANHNERGWKRVIYAFGFSMQGFKACFQAEEAFRQELFLLLFLVPLGLWLGATPVERALLIGCLLMVLVVELLNSAIEANVDRVGLERHDLSARAKDIASAAVFMSMTLTVVTWGLILIPKWL from the coding sequence ATGGCCAATCACAATGAACGGGGCTGGAAGCGGGTCATCTACGCCTTCGGCTTTTCCATGCAGGGATTCAAGGCGTGCTTTCAGGCGGAGGAGGCCTTTCGCCAGGAACTGTTCCTGCTCCTGTTTCTCGTGCCCCTGGGACTCTGGCTGGGGGCGACCCCGGTGGAGCGGGCGCTACTGATCGGCTGCCTGCTGATGGTCCTGGTCGTGGAGTTGTTGAACTCCGCCATTGAGGCCAATGTCGATCGCGTCGGCCTGGAGCGTCACGACCTGTCCGCCCGCGCCAAGGACATCGCCTCCGCCGCGGTCTTCATGAGCATGACCCTCACCGTGGTCACCTGGGGGCTGATCCTGATTCCCAAGTGGCTCTGA
- a CDS encoding DUF1579 family protein, with product MSPYLLRAMLMWLAMLPVIAVAQDTASAASAVLQRFAGSWETQTRIRKEGAPAQEVLTRGEGIGQPTLDGRYVEFRTHSIPAGRSDLQVMTYDVEAGVYRQWLFDSEGYRHEAQGHWDPRGAILRWQGKTADSAFVIEDRWVSPDRLEWTLQRTDVAGRTRQRIDGTLIRRKE from the coding sequence ATGTCACCCTATCTGCTACGCGCGATGCTGATGTGGCTTGCCATGCTTCCGGTAATTGCCGTGGCGCAGGATACAGCGTCCGCGGCATCAGCGGTCCTGCAGCGCTTTGCGGGCAGTTGGGAAACACAGACCCGCATCCGTAAGGAGGGTGCGCCTGCTCAAGAGGTTCTCACTCGGGGTGAGGGGATTGGTCAGCCAACGCTGGACGGCCGCTATGTCGAATTCCGTACTCACTCCATTCCCGCGGGTCGGTCCGATCTTCAGGTCATGACCTATGATGTCGAGGCCGGTGTCTACCGGCAATGGCTGTTCGACTCCGAGGGCTACCGTCACGAGGCGCAGGGGCACTGGGACCCGCGGGGCGCGATCCTGCGCTGGCAGGGCAAGACGGCGGACAGCGCGTTTGTCATCGAGGATCGTTGGGTCTCCCCCGATCGATTGGAGTGGACACTGCAGCGCACGGACGTCGCGGGACGAACCCGGCAGCGCATCGACGGAACCCTCATCAGGCGCAAGGAGTGA
- the glp gene encoding gephyrin-like molybdotransferase Glp, whose amino-acid sequence MTTNQHPHRDGCPDPAGRPLLTKQEALDLLLAHATAPAAQECVPTDQALGRVLARPLVSAIDMPGWDNSAMDGYALCCADLQAAEPTRLRVAQRIPAGAPGRPLEPGTAARIFTGAPVPPGADTVVIQERCTRDGDWVEVPAGLTPDANIRRAGEDIRAGTAVLAAGTRLRPQHLGLAAGVGATELAVYRRLRVAMFVTGDELVRPGETLGPGQIYNSNRFTMKGLLEGLGCEVSDLGLVPDTLEATMDTLNRGADSADLILASGGVSVGEEDHVKPAIERLGTLDLWQIAVRPGKPLAFGHIRGTPFLGSPGNPVSLFVSLLLFARPLLLRMQGVTGDLEPPGIKVPAGFDWPRPDRRREFVQARLIRGAAGDWEAVTHQSRSAAALSAAAWAEGLVEIAPQQTIARGDPVVYLPFAGLLS is encoded by the coding sequence ATGACCACGAACCAGCACCCCCACCGGGACGGCTGCCCGGACCCCGCCGGGCGGCCCCTGCTGACCAAGCAGGAGGCCCTGGACCTGCTGCTCGCGCACGCAACGGCGCCCGCCGCGCAGGAGTGCGTCCCCACCGACCAGGCGCTGGGCCGGGTCCTCGCCCGACCGCTCGTCAGCGCCATCGACATGCCGGGCTGGGACAACAGCGCCATGGACGGTTATGCACTGTGCTGCGCCGATCTTCAGGCGGCGGAACCCACCCGGCTGCGGGTCGCCCAGCGCATCCCGGCCGGCGCGCCCGGTCGCCCCCTGGAACCCGGCACCGCGGCGCGGATCTTTACCGGTGCGCCCGTCCCCCCGGGGGCGGATACAGTGGTGATCCAGGAGCGCTGCACGCGCGACGGGGACTGGGTCGAGGTCCCGGCGGGTCTCACCCCCGACGCCAACATCCGGCGCGCCGGCGAGGACATCCGCGCGGGCACCGCGGTGCTGGCGGCGGGGACGCGGCTGCGACCCCAGCACCTGGGGCTCGCCGCCGGCGTGGGCGCGACTGAGCTGGCGGTCTACCGCCGGCTGCGGGTGGCCATGTTCGTCACCGGCGATGAACTGGTGAGGCCCGGCGAGACCCTGGGGCCGGGGCAAATCTACAACTCCAACCGCTTTACCATGAAGGGCTTGCTGGAGGGCCTGGGCTGCGAGGTCAGCGATCTGGGGCTGGTCCCGGACACCCTGGAGGCGACCATGGACACCCTGAACCGGGGGGCGGACAGCGCGGACCTGATCCTGGCCAGCGGCGGGGTCTCGGTGGGGGAGGAAGACCATGTGAAGCCGGCCATCGAACGGCTCGGCACCCTGGACCTGTGGCAGATTGCGGTACGCCCGGGCAAGCCACTGGCCTTCGGTCATATCCGCGGCACCCCCTTCCTCGGCAGCCCGGGTAACCCGGTTTCGCTGTTCGTCAGCCTGCTGCTGTTCGCCCGGCCGCTGCTGCTGCGGATGCAGGGAGTCACCGGGGACCTGGAGCCGCCCGGCATCAAGGTACCCGCCGGCTTCGACTGGCCCCGCCCGGACCGTCGGCGGGAGTTCGTCCAGGCGCGACTGATCCGCGGCGCGGCCGGCGACTGGGAGGCCGTCACGCACCAGTCCCGTTCGGCCGCCGCGCTGTCCGCCGCCGCCTGGGCCGAGGGCCTGGTCGAGATCGCGCCGCAGCAGACCATCGCCCGCGGCGACCCCGTGGTCTACCTCCCCTTCGCGGGGCTCCTGTCCTGA